Proteins encoded by one window of Streptomyces sp. LX-29:
- a CDS encoding beta-ketoacyl synthase N-terminal-like domain-containing protein: MSTVQTVVTGVGLALPGGPADPGALLRAVVAAGETPGGPAAEPLAPVDPAALIGRKGLRYKDRSTQLALAAAAAGLRDAGLIPADGERLTEPATSVGVVASSNLGNLDTVCQVADEIARESVRHISPMGLPNASSNVVASTIAIRFGLRGPNVMLCNGATSGLDALHWAANLVAAGRLRRALVVGVETHNEVVEKLLGQGPEDLLDGAVALVLENAADAEAARARGARPLAALGGYHREAGLATCLKAVLAETDTAPGVWFTPERHPEPAAAPDPALAGVARHDVSRRYGRASGAHGVLQCAAAVGWLGAQGPAAPGSAPAALLTSGDDTTDGVAGLLVTAPAGESA, from the coding sequence ATGAGCACCGTACAGACCGTTGTGACGGGCGTCGGCCTGGCGTTGCCGGGCGGCCCCGCCGACCCGGGCGCCCTGCTGCGCGCGGTGGTGGCGGCCGGGGAGACCCCCGGCGGACCGGCCGCGGAGCCGCTCGCGCCCGTCGACCCGGCCGCGCTGATCGGCCGCAAGGGGCTGCGCTACAAGGACCGGTCGACCCAACTGGCGCTGGCCGCCGCGGCGGCCGGGCTGCGCGACGCAGGCCTGATCCCCGCCGACGGCGAGCGGCTCACCGAGCCCGCCACCTCCGTCGGCGTGGTGGCCAGCTCCAACCTCGGCAACCTGGACACGGTGTGCCAGGTGGCCGACGAGATCGCCCGGGAGTCGGTGCGGCACATCAGCCCGATGGGGCTGCCGAACGCCTCCAGCAACGTGGTGGCCTCCACCATCGCCATCCGCTTCGGCCTGCGCGGGCCCAACGTCATGCTCTGCAACGGCGCCACCTCGGGCCTCGACGCGCTGCACTGGGCCGCGAACCTGGTCGCCGCGGGCCGGCTCCGGCGGGCGCTGGTGGTCGGCGTCGAGACCCACAACGAGGTCGTGGAGAAGCTGCTCGGCCAGGGCCCCGAGGACCTCCTCGACGGCGCGGTGGCGCTGGTCCTGGAGAACGCCGCGGACGCCGAGGCCGCCCGCGCCCGCGGCGCCCGCCCGCTGGCGGCCCTCGGCGGCTACCACCGCGAGGCCGGCCTCGCGACGTGCCTCAAGGCCGTGCTGGCCGAGACCGACACCGCACCCGGCGTCTGGTTCACGCCCGAGCGGCACCCGGAGCCGGCGGCGGCACCCGACCCGGCGCTGGCCGGCGTCGCGCGCCACGACGTCTCCCGTCGCTACGGCCGCGCCTCCGGCGCCCACGGTGTGCTCCAGTGCGCCGCGGCGGTCGGCTGGCTCGGCGCGCAGGGTCCGGCCGCGCCCGGGTCCGCGCCCGCGGCGCTGCTCACCAGCGGCGACGACACCACGGACGGCGTGGCCGGACTGCTGGTCACGGCCCCGGCGGGGGAGTCGGCGTGA
- a CDS encoding ACP S-malonyltransferase, with the protein MTTAVRDETRDGRAGGPRTALVFPGQGAQKQGMGAVWRDSAAWPVVAEISEYIGMDVEDLILRADDATLRRTDLAQIAVFSTEVLAYREAAAAGALGRVVACAGHSLGEYTALHAAGVLSLADTARLIAARGRAMREAAETAPGTMAAIVKLTTPVVEELTEAARATGQRVWVANVNAPGAVVVSGTAEGVAALEEPAREAGGKLIRIAVGGAFHSPLMAPAADALGIALETADFAPGTVPVVANVDARPHPGSEAWRERELRQLTSPVRWEESVRTLAEELGCTRFLELGPGRQLIGMIRRIATDVERVAVDKPEVLTAI; encoded by the coding sequence ATGACGACGGCAGTGCGGGACGAGACGCGGGACGGCCGGGCGGGCGGCCCCCGCACGGCGCTGGTCTTCCCCGGCCAGGGCGCCCAGAAGCAGGGCATGGGCGCCGTCTGGCGGGACAGCGCCGCCTGGCCGGTGGTGGCCGAGATCTCCGAGTACATCGGGATGGACGTCGAGGACCTGATCCTCCGGGCCGACGACGCGACGCTCAGGCGCACCGACCTGGCGCAGATCGCGGTGTTCAGCACCGAGGTGCTGGCCTACCGGGAGGCGGCCGCCGCCGGGGCGCTGGGCCGGGTGGTGGCCTGCGCCGGACACAGCCTGGGGGAGTACACCGCCCTGCACGCCGCCGGGGTGCTGTCGCTCGCCGACACGGCCCGGCTGATCGCCGCCCGCGGCCGGGCGATGCGCGAGGCAGCGGAGACCGCCCCCGGCACCATGGCGGCGATCGTCAAGCTGACCACCCCGGTGGTGGAGGAGCTGACGGAGGCGGCGCGCGCGACCGGGCAGCGGGTCTGGGTGGCCAATGTCAACGCGCCCGGCGCGGTGGTGGTCTCCGGTACGGCGGAGGGGGTGGCGGCCCTGGAGGAGCCGGCCCGCGAGGCCGGCGGCAAGCTGATCCGGATCGCCGTCGGCGGGGCCTTCCACAGCCCGCTGATGGCACCGGCCGCCGACGCGCTGGGCATCGCCCTGGAGACGGCGGACTTCGCCCCCGGGACGGTCCCCGTGGTCGCCAACGTGGACGCCCGCCCGCACCCCGGATCCGAGGCGTGGCGGGAGCGCGAACTGCGCCAGCTCACCAGCCCGGTGCGCTGGGAGGAGAGCGTGCGCACCCTCGCCGAGGAGCTCGGCTGCACCCGCTTCCTGGAGCTGGGACCGGGGCGTCAGCTCATCGGGATGATCCGGCGGATCGCGACCGACGTGGAGAGGGTCGCCGTCGACAAACCCGAAGTGCTGACCGCGATATGA
- a CDS encoding DsrE family protein gives MAHTAHGTPRTAVLFALFGAPHQNDMLLSALRLAQAVLDRGARVAFWTCGDSTHLTRTGVGGELPRNYADWDRAYPSTARVIGDLMADHPGLIDWYVCHFCAEARGAADQIPEVRTRQPFLFMNHVRAADQALVMGRF, from the coding sequence ATGGCCCACACCGCCCACGGCACCCCGCGCACCGCGGTCCTCTTCGCCCTCTTCGGCGCCCCGCACCAGAACGACATGCTGCTCAGCGCGCTGCGGCTGGCCCAGGCCGTCCTCGACCGGGGGGCCCGCGTCGCCTTCTGGACCTGCGGCGACTCCACCCATCTGACCCGCACCGGGGTGGGCGGGGAGCTGCCGCGCAACTACGCCGACTGGGACCGGGCCTACCCGTCCACGGCCCGCGTGATCGGCGATCTGATGGCCGACCACCCCGGGTTGATCGACTGGTACGTCTGCCACTTCTGCGCCGAGGCGCGCGGCGCGGCCGACCAGATCCCCGAGGTCCGCACCCGGCAGCCGTTCCTGTTCATGAACCATGTGCGGGCGGCCGACCAGGCCCTGGTCATGGGGAGGTTCTGA
- a CDS encoding DsrE family protein gives MAEHLLIESTGPDEGPGCERFVGDAARLAAAGDEVVLFLVENGVTAALPGALPPMAELLRHGGRLYVDGYSLGRRALAAADLLPAARLVDMDEVAERLLTPGIRAVWH, from the coding sequence ATGGCCGAGCACCTGCTGATCGAGAGCACCGGCCCCGACGAGGGCCCCGGCTGCGAGCGCTTCGTCGGCGACGCCGCGCGGCTGGCCGCCGCCGGGGACGAGGTGGTGCTGTTCCTGGTGGAGAACGGGGTGACCGCCGCGCTGCCCGGGGCGCTGCCCCCGATGGCCGAACTGCTCCGGCACGGCGGCCGGCTCTACGTCGACGGCTACTCCCTGGGGCGGCGCGCCCTGGCCGCCGCGGACCTGCTGCCCGCGGCCCGGCTCGTGGACATGGACGAGGTGGCCGAGCGGCTGCTGACCCCCGGCATACGGGCGGTGTGGCACTGA
- a CDS encoding beta-ketoacyl synthase N-terminal-like domain-containing protein, with translation MSAGRRDALDVVVSGIGVVCPEGPPVEGWFDHRTELGRRGYKYLPAASQYFLAAARRALAHGGDALAAVDPGHRGAAVGTNTAVHAVHEGIDDTVLRGKRGADDLFPPTAPYFSVNLFSTKLATEHAVKGFNLTLTTPRVAGLEAIATGIRCLAADRARALVTGVAEAALGDPAAGEAAEAGAVALVLEPAAAATARGGRGHGRLAVRTAFLPPDALAARAVAEALGPLDGAPVTAVLDDSPVAEAVAATLGADVERVPAGPGALEPLLRIAGALRAGAPPSLVVTAAAEGHLAVCRVTPAADPPADGR, from the coding sequence ATGAGCGCGGGTCGGAGGGACGCCCTGGACGTGGTGGTGTCGGGCATCGGGGTGGTGTGCCCGGAAGGCCCGCCCGTCGAGGGCTGGTTCGACCATCGCACCGAACTCGGCCGGCGCGGCTACAAGTACCTGCCCGCCGCCTCCCAGTACTTCCTGGCCGCCGCCCGGCGCGCGCTGGCGCACGGCGGGGACGCCCTGGCGGCGGTCGACCCGGGCCACCGGGGCGCGGCCGTCGGCACCAACACGGCGGTGCACGCGGTGCACGAGGGGATCGACGACACCGTGCTGCGGGGGAAGCGCGGCGCCGACGACCTCTTCCCGCCCACCGCCCCGTACTTCTCGGTGAACCTCTTCAGCACCAAGCTGGCCACCGAGCACGCCGTCAAGGGCTTCAACCTCACCCTGACCACCCCCCGGGTGGCCGGCCTGGAGGCCATCGCGACCGGGATCCGCTGCCTGGCCGCCGACCGGGCCCGGGCGCTGGTCACCGGGGTCGCCGAGGCCGCCCTCGGCGACCCGGCCGCGGGGGAGGCCGCCGAGGCCGGGGCGGTGGCGCTGGTGCTGGAGCCGGCCGCCGCCGCGACGGCCCGGGGCGGCCGGGGCCACGGCCGGCTCGCGGTCCGCACCGCCTTCCTGCCGCCGGACGCCCTCGCGGCGCGCGCGGTCGCCGAGGCGCTGGGCCCGCTGGACGGCGCACCGGTCACGGCGGTGCTCGACGACTCCCCGGTGGCCGAGGCGGTCGCCGCGACCCTGGGCGCGGACGTCGAGCGGGTCCCCGCCGGCCCCGGCGCGCTGGAGCCGCTGCTGCGGATCGCCGGGGCGCTGCGCGCCGGGGCGCCGCCGTCCCTGGTCGTCACCGCGGCGGCCGAGGGACATCTCGCCGTCTGCCGGGTCACCCCGGCCGCGGACCCGCCAGCCGACGGCCGGTGA
- a CDS encoding beta-ketoacyl synthase N-terminal-like domain-containing protein, with product MVSATATSGPLISAWAAVSPWGLRGEDFASGLRSGRRADRPLPREEWSVPYEAACLVPDFDIKAVLGRKGTRSMDRATGLAVTALRHLLAGGGAAAEGADAAEGGRLAGVGEDTGLALGTSTGSAQSMMDFTRDSLVSERPFFVDPARFPNTVMNCAAGQSAIWHRLKGPNTTIAGGRATGLLALQYALRLQRAGRAGSVLCGAVEEFSAARAWLEWHTREAAADGAATDGGTLGEGAAVWLLEPAETAAGNGRRGLAEVAGLEFGFAAEAEQARGVLTDTVRRLLERTGTAPGDVGLVADSQAPGALGTAERAALDEVFAGAAPRRLACADSIGDTYAASAAFQVAAVLALAETGETAAGTVALVTSVDRDGVVGAALLRTR from the coding sequence ATGGTTTCCGCCACCGCCACGAGCGGACCGCTCATCTCGGCATGGGCCGCCGTCTCGCCCTGGGGCCTGCGCGGGGAGGACTTCGCCTCCGGGCTGCGGTCGGGGCGGCGGGCCGACCGCCCGCTGCCCCGCGAGGAGTGGTCCGTGCCGTACGAGGCTGCCTGTCTGGTCCCGGACTTCGACATCAAGGCCGTGCTGGGGCGCAAGGGCACCCGCTCCATGGACCGGGCCACCGGTCTGGCCGTCACCGCCCTCCGGCACCTCCTCGCCGGGGGCGGAGCGGCAGCGGAGGGCGCCGACGCCGCCGAGGGCGGCCGGCTGGCCGGGGTCGGCGAGGACACCGGCCTGGCACTGGGCACCAGCACCGGCAGCGCGCAGAGCATGATGGACTTCACCCGCGACTCGCTCGTCAGCGAGCGGCCCTTCTTCGTCGACCCGGCCCGGTTCCCCAACACGGTGATGAACTGCGCGGCCGGCCAGTCCGCCATCTGGCACCGGCTCAAGGGCCCCAACACCACCATCGCCGGCGGCCGCGCCACCGGGCTGCTGGCGCTCCAGTACGCGCTGCGCCTGCAGCGCGCCGGGCGCGCCGGCAGCGTGCTGTGCGGCGCCGTGGAGGAGTTCTCCGCCGCCCGCGCCTGGCTGGAGTGGCACACCCGCGAGGCGGCCGCCGACGGCGCCGCGACGGACGGCGGGACGCTCGGCGAGGGCGCGGCGGTGTGGCTGCTGGAGCCCGCCGAGACCGCGGCCGGGAACGGGCGACGCGGGCTGGCCGAGGTCGCCGGCCTCGAGTTCGGCTTCGCCGCCGAGGCCGAGCAGGCCCGCGGTGTGCTCACGGACACCGTGCGTCGGCTCCTGGAGCGCACCGGCACGGCCCCGGGCGACGTGGGGCTGGTCGCGGACTCCCAGGCGCCGGGCGCCCTCGGGACGGCCGAACGCGCCGCCCTGGACGAGGTGTTCGCCGGCGCGGCCCCGCGCCGGCTGGCCTGCGCCGACTCGATCGGCGACACCTACGCGGCCTCGGCGGCCTTCCAGGTCGCCGCGGTGCTGGCGCTGGCGGAGACCGGGGAGACGGCGGCCGGGACGGTCGCCCTGGTCACCTCGGTCGACCGGGACGGCGTGGTCGGCGCGGCGCTGCTGCGCACCCGCTGA
- a CDS encoding beta-ketoacyl synthase N-terminal-like domain-containing protein, which produces MSQLVTGAGAVVSVGDGVEEIFAALCSGTSGLAPLRGFDRSRYRAQNAYEIDDRPAGDAPDVPGRATDWLLRAVGQAAAQAGLGEDLGGVPVLVGTGLRELRSAELGYRDGAAYEQDRLHFGTALRERFGADRTYTFAGACSASLYALAMGSDMIAGGAADTVIVAGVDTLTESMYGLLDRVHMDPPERVQPFDRDRRGVLMGDGAAAVVLRRDTPEERSGALGRLRAVSMNCDAYHATAPDPQGIAEAVRDAQSRAGVKPDDVDLVLLHGTGTLLNDEAEAAAIAQVYGADVGGPLMTAIKSMTGHTAGSSGLVSLIVALRALASGRVPPTVGLEQPVDEAADFRFAREPVTAADLRVAQVDAFGFGGVNAVAIVERTDR; this is translated from the coding sequence ATGAGCCAGTTGGTGACCGGCGCCGGTGCCGTGGTGAGCGTGGGCGACGGCGTCGAGGAGATCTTCGCCGCCCTCTGCTCCGGCACCAGCGGCCTCGCCCCGCTGCGCGGCTTCGACCGCAGCCGCTACCGGGCCCAGAACGCGTACGAGATCGACGACCGACCCGCCGGCGACGCCCCGGACGTCCCCGGCCGCGCCACCGACTGGCTGCTGCGTGCCGTCGGCCAGGCCGCGGCCCAGGCCGGGCTCGGCGAGGACCTCGGCGGGGTGCCGGTGCTCGTCGGCACCGGGCTGCGCGAGCTGCGCTCGGCCGAGCTCGGCTACCGCGACGGCGCCGCCTACGAGCAGGACCGGCTGCACTTCGGCACCGCGCTCCGCGAGCGCTTCGGCGCCGACCGCACCTACACCTTCGCCGGCGCCTGCTCCGCCTCGCTCTACGCGCTGGCCATGGGCAGCGACATGATCGCCGGCGGCGCCGCGGACACCGTGATCGTGGCGGGCGTGGACACCCTCACCGAGTCCATGTACGGGCTGCTGGACCGGGTCCACATGGACCCGCCCGAGCGCGTCCAGCCCTTCGACCGGGACCGGCGCGGGGTGCTGATGGGCGACGGGGCCGCAGCGGTGGTGCTGCGCCGCGACACCCCCGAGGAGCGGTCCGGCGCCCTGGGTCGGCTGCGCGCGGTCAGCATGAACTGCGACGCGTACCACGCCACCGCGCCCGATCCGCAGGGCATCGCCGAGGCGGTGCGCGACGCGCAGTCGCGGGCCGGGGTCAAGCCGGACGACGTCGACCTGGTGCTGCTGCACGGCACCGGCACGCTGCTCAACGACGAGGCGGAGGCCGCGGCCATCGCCCAGGTCTACGGGGCCGACGTCGGCGGGCCGCTGATGACCGCCATCAAGTCCATGACCGGCCACACCGCCGGCAGCTCCGGTCTGGTCAGCCTCATCGTCGCGCTGCGCGCCCTGGCCTCGGGCCGGGTCCCGCCCACCGTCGGCCTGGAGCAGCCGGTCGACGAGGCGGCCGACTTCCGCTTCGCCCGGGAGCCCGTGACCGCCGCCGACCTGCGCGTCGCCCAGGTCGACGCGTTCGGCTTCGGCGGTGTCAACGCGGTGGCGATCGTGGAGAGGACGGACCGGTGA
- a CDS encoding acyl carrier protein: MNDTAVIDMEDLRATVAEVLDIDEDLLTDEAHFTEDLDVDSLMALGVMVVLEKKYEVKLREEELKDITSLRRVHDLLAEKIRK; encoded by the coding sequence GTGAATGACACCGCCGTTATCGACATGGAAGACCTGCGGGCCACCGTCGCCGAGGTGCTGGACATCGACGAGGACCTGCTGACCGACGAGGCGCATTTCACCGAGGACCTGGACGTCGACTCGCTGATGGCGCTCGGCGTCATGGTCGTCCTGGAGAAGAAGTACGAGGTCAAGCTCCGGGAAGAGGAGCTCAAGGACATCACCAGCCTGCGCCGGGTGCACGACCTGCTCGCAGAGAAAATAAGGAAGTAG
- a CDS encoding beta-ketoacyl-[acyl-carrier-protein] synthase family protein, with product MHEEPARRVVITGLGAVSSIGIGAAEFLSGLRAGKSAAKPVTAFDTTGFDHAIACEILDFDPEPWIRNLDIETLGRASQFSVTAARMAVADAGLSEERLRDSPCLVSIGTTDGESRDLDHLVEQEVRQGPEHMDATVARRVPAGRLSAAIAQEFALRRVEAVTLPTACAAGNYAIGYGFDAIRSGDVEFALCGGADALCRKTFTGFYRLGTIAPERCQPFDIDRKGILTGEGAGVLLMESLESAVARGARIYAEVLGYGLNCDAHHPVAPNQDSVARCMRLALDNAGVKPEEVDFISAHGTGTKANDVTEASAIRQVFGDQAPPRTVSIKSMLGHSMGAASALAAIGCALALTEGFIPPTINHVQTDPECGLDCVPNRAIEADLKVVQNNGLAFGGNNAVVIFGSWDRQREGASS from the coding sequence ATGCATGAAGAGCCGGCCCGCAGGGTCGTCATCACGGGCCTCGGTGCGGTGTCCAGCATCGGTATCGGCGCCGCGGAGTTTCTTTCCGGACTGCGCGCCGGAAAGAGCGCGGCAAAGCCGGTCACCGCATTCGACACCACCGGGTTCGACCACGCGATAGCGTGCGAGATCCTGGATTTCGACCCCGAGCCGTGGATTAGGAATCTGGATATAGAGACCCTCGGCCGGGCGAGCCAGTTCTCGGTGACCGCGGCCCGTATGGCCGTCGCCGACGCCGGCCTTTCCGAGGAACGGCTGCGGGATTCCCCGTGCCTGGTCTCCATCGGCACCACCGACGGTGAATCGCGCGACCTGGACCACCTGGTCGAGCAGGAGGTGCGGCAGGGCCCGGAGCACATGGACGCCACCGTCGCCCGCCGGGTTCCCGCGGGCAGGCTGTCGGCGGCCATCGCGCAGGAGTTCGCGCTGCGCCGGGTGGAGGCGGTCACCCTGCCCACCGCCTGCGCGGCGGGCAACTACGCCATCGGCTACGGCTTCGACGCCATCCGCAGCGGAGACGTCGAGTTCGCCCTCTGCGGCGGCGCCGACGCGCTGTGCCGCAAGACCTTCACCGGCTTCTACCGCCTGGGCACCATCGCCCCCGAGCGCTGCCAGCCCTTCGACATCGACCGCAAGGGCATCCTCACCGGCGAGGGCGCGGGCGTGCTGCTGATGGAGTCGCTGGAGTCCGCCGTGGCGCGCGGCGCGCGGATCTACGCCGAGGTCCTCGGCTACGGACTCAACTGCGACGCCCACCACCCCGTCGCCCCCAACCAGGACAGCGTGGCCCGCTGCATGCGGCTCGCCCTGGACAACGCGGGCGTCAAGCCGGAGGAGGTCGACTTCATCTCCGCGCACGGCACCGGCACCAAGGCCAACGACGTCACCGAGGCCAGCGCCATCCGCCAGGTCTTCGGCGACCAGGCCCCGCCGCGCACCGTCTCCATCAAGTCGATGCTCGGCCACAGCATGGGGGCCGCCAGCGCGCTGGCCGCCATCGGCTGCGCGCTCGCCCTCACCGAGGGGTTCATCCCGCCGACCATCAACCACGTCCAGACCGACCCCGAGTGCGGGCTGGACTGCGTGCCCAACCGGGCGATCGAGGCGGACCTGAAGGTCGTGCAGAACAACGGCCTGGCCTTCGGCGGCAACAACGCCGTCGTGATCTTCGGCAGCTGGGACCGGCAGCGGGAAGGTGCGTCCTCATGA
- a CDS encoding beta-ketoacyl synthase N-terminal-like domain-containing protein, with the protein MNDADVDVVVTGLGTVSCQGSGTARLWRGMRAATSAPTRVPDPHARMPHPLMYLVPEADLPAGPADHQGLELGRCSRLALAAAREAVADAGLGGPDGLAGPAAVDPSRVAVVIGSGMGDAELHERRRAGAAATGDRWAPLFPVASAVAGWLGARGAGTSVSNACSAGGFALSIAADLIRCGEADVVVAGGADAYSRVGLAAFNAMGAIDPERCRPFDADRRGAVFGEGAAVLVLESAAHARRRGARRGYARLAGAGWSCDAHHETAPEPEGEQIGRAMRRALAEAGAKGGDIGCVVPHGTGTELNDVVESRVLGEVLGGDAGGPPLYSLKALLGHTGGAAAAFGAVAAALVLHHRTVPPNVPVGRLDPRCPVRLPAAEGRLAAPDVLVDAYAFGGNNVSLVFGPAPELGEAAA; encoded by the coding sequence ATGAACGACGCCGATGTCGACGTGGTGGTGACCGGGCTGGGCACGGTGAGCTGCCAGGGCTCGGGCACCGCACGGCTGTGGCGCGGCATGCGCGCCGCCACCAGCGCCCCGACCCGGGTGCCCGACCCGCACGCGCGGATGCCGCACCCGCTGATGTACCTGGTGCCGGAGGCCGACCTGCCCGCCGGGCCCGCGGACCACCAGGGGCTGGAGCTGGGGCGCTGCTCGCGGCTGGCGCTGGCGGCGGCGCGGGAGGCGGTCGCCGACGCCGGTCTTGGCGGGCCGGACGGGCTCGCCGGCCCGGCCGCCGTCGACCCGTCCCGGGTCGCGGTCGTCATCGGCAGCGGCATGGGCGACGCGGAGCTGCACGAGCGGCGCCGCGCCGGCGCGGCGGCGACCGGCGACCGCTGGGCGCCGCTCTTCCCGGTGGCCTCCGCGGTCGCCGGCTGGCTGGGGGCGCGCGGGGCCGGCACCAGCGTCAGCAACGCCTGCTCGGCCGGCGGCTTCGCGCTGTCGATCGCCGCCGACCTGATCCGCTGCGGCGAGGCCGACGTGGTCGTCGCGGGCGGCGCCGACGCCTACAGCCGGGTCGGCCTGGCCGCCTTCAACGCGATGGGCGCCATCGACCCCGAGCGCTGCCGGCCGTTCGACGCGGACCGCCGGGGCGCGGTCTTCGGCGAGGGCGCGGCGGTGCTGGTCCTGGAGTCCGCGGCCCACGCGCGGCGCCGTGGGGCGCGCCGGGGGTACGCCCGGCTGGCCGGGGCGGGCTGGAGCTGCGACGCCCACCACGAGACCGCGCCGGAGCCGGAGGGCGAGCAGATCGGCCGCGCGATGCGGCGGGCGCTGGCCGAGGCCGGGGCGAAGGGCGGCGACATCGGCTGCGTGGTGCCGCACGGCACCGGGACCGAGCTCAACGACGTCGTGGAGAGCCGGGTGCTGGGCGAGGTGCTGGGCGGGGACGCGGGCGGGCCGCCGCTCTACAGCCTGAAGGCGCTGCTCGGGCACACCGGCGGCGCCGCCGCGGCGTTCGGCGCGGTCGCCGCCGCGCTGGTGCTGCACCACCGCACCGTGCCGCCCAACGTGCCGGTCGGCCGTCTCGATCCGCGCTGCCCGGTGCGGCTGCCGGCCGCGGAAGGCCGGCTGGCGGCGCCCGACGTCCTGGTCGACGCCTACGCCTTCGGGGGCAACAACGTCTCGCTGGTGTTCGGGCCGGCGCCGGAGCTCGGGGAGGCGGCCGCATGA
- a CDS encoding alpha/beta hydrolase, which translates to MIVGPTQPVELRRMRPAAAGRTPLRVLMLHGLASGASVWEPFAERAPEECELWAAELPWRGSGVPGWAECPAADWIEQAVAAVPGGPQVVLAHSFGAGALLAWLDRARPAAAALRGVVLVSPFYRAEAGDFSWETISYYLNDFYRILDDGLRVSSAGRVGPEVRHGMALKVQDRIGPYGWVRFFDTYLGTPRLGTDRMRMPFLIVGGEKDFAAFPADSEALGAALPAAEVTILPGAGHFSMVEQADEFAAAAHDFLHSVSVRPRPGDPGTSMEHT; encoded by the coding sequence GTGATCGTCGGCCCGACCCAGCCCGTGGAACTGCGGCGGATGCGCCCGGCGGCGGCCGGGCGCACCCCGCTGCGGGTGCTGATGCTGCACGGGCTGGCCAGCGGGGCCTCCGTGTGGGAGCCCTTCGCGGAGCGGGCGCCGGAGGAGTGCGAGCTGTGGGCCGCCGAACTGCCCTGGCGGGGCAGCGGAGTGCCCGGCTGGGCCGAGTGCCCGGCGGCCGACTGGATCGAGCAGGCGGTGGCCGCCGTGCCCGGCGGGCCGCAGGTCGTGCTGGCCCACTCCTTCGGCGCCGGCGCGCTGCTCGCCTGGCTGGACCGGGCCCGGCCCGCGGCGGCGGCGCTGCGTGGGGTGGTGCTGGTCTCGCCGTTCTACCGGGCCGAGGCCGGCGACTTCAGCTGGGAGACCATCTCGTACTACCTCAACGACTTCTACCGCATCCTCGACGACGGCCTCCGGGTCAGCTCGGCCGGCCGGGTGGGCCCCGAGGTGCGGCACGGGATGGCGCTCAAGGTGCAGGACCGCATCGGGCCGTACGGCTGGGTGCGCTTCTTCGACACCTATCTGGGCACCCCGCGGCTGGGCACCGACCGCATGCGGATGCCGTTCCTGATCGTCGGCGGCGAGAAGGACTTCGCCGCCTTCCCGGCCGACTCCGAGGCGCTCGGCGCGGCGCTGCCGGCCGCCGAGGTGACCATCCTGCCCGGCGCCGGTCACTTCTCCATGGTCGAGCAGGCCGACGAGTTCGCCGCGGCCGCCCATGACTTCCTTCACTCGGTCTCCGTCCGGCCGCGGCCCGGAGACCCCGGCACATCGATGGAGCACACCTGA
- a CDS encoding SDR family oxidoreductase, translating to MTESLKGSWALVLGVSSGIGLATAQRLAREGVSVLGVHFDLGEGQEKAAVAAEELRALGVEAHFVNADAAQAATRRALVPRFAELTGGRPVRILLHSLAFGTLAPYLPTGAGKPVTPRQMNMTLDVMAHSLVYWTQDLHAAGLLAPGSKIYALTSAGDTHVSPNYGAVSAAKTALEAHVRQLAVELAPSGVAVNALRAGVTLTPSLERIPEHGEMVERAARTNPHGRLTRPDDVAEAVVTLSRTASSWITGNVIGVDGGEVLTS from the coding sequence GTGACGGAGTCACTCAAGGGTTCCTGGGCGCTGGTGCTGGGGGTCTCCAGCGGCATCGGGCTCGCCACCGCCCAGCGCCTGGCGCGCGAGGGCGTCAGCGTGCTCGGCGTCCACTTCGACCTGGGCGAGGGCCAGGAGAAGGCGGCCGTGGCCGCGGAGGAGCTGCGCGCGCTGGGCGTCGAGGCGCACTTCGTCAACGCCGACGCCGCGCAGGCCGCCACCCGCCGTGCGCTCGTGCCCCGGTTCGCCGAGCTCACCGGCGGCCGCCCGGTGCGGATCCTGCTCCACTCGCTCGCCTTCGGCACCCTGGCGCCGTACCTCCCCACCGGGGCGGGCAAGCCCGTCACCCCCCGGCAGATGAACATGACGCTGGACGTGATGGCGCACAGCCTCGTCTACTGGACCCAGGACCTGCACGCCGCCGGGCTGCTCGCCCCGGGGTCCAAGATCTACGCCCTGACCAGCGCCGGGGACACCCATGTCTCCCCGAACTACGGGGCGGTCTCCGCCGCCAAGACCGCGCTGGAGGCCCATGTCCGGCAGCTCGCCGTGGAGCTCGCCCCCAGCGGGGTGGCGGTCAACGCGCTGCGCGCCGGCGTGACCCTGACCCCGTCCCTGGAGCGCATCCCCGAGCACGGCGAGATGGTCGAGCGCGCGGCGCGCACCAACCCGCACGGCCGGCTGACCCGCCCCGACGACGTGGCCGAGGCGGTGGTGACGCTGTCCCGCACCGCGTCCTCGTGGATCACCGGCAACGTCATCGGCGTGGACGGCGGGGAGGTGCTCACCAGCTGA